The genome window aagtTGAAGCCTTGTTGATTGAGTTTAACCTGTCTATTCCAATACAGAAGGCATCAAGGGTatacattttcctttaagcactgtCTTAGCTGCATCCCATTCCTTTTGATATgcagttttcatttcattcagcTCAAAATACTTTCTGTCTTTGCGATTTCTTCTTCCACACATGGAATATTTAGAagtgcattgtttaatttccaggtagTTGTGGATTTCCCaacttttcttctattaatttttaattaaactctGCTGTGGTCAGAAGACATGCTTTCTATGATGCCAGTCCTCTTAAAGTTGAGATGTGGTTGATGGCCTGGCATATTGCTGATCCTGGAGAAATTCCATGTGCAATGAGAATTGTGTGCATTTTGCTGTGGTTTAGGAGAGAGTTCTATTATATCAATGATTGCACCATTAGAGTTTAATTTATGGAGGTGACTGAATGACAGCATAGAGAGCCTACTGCTATTAGATGAATGTATTACTTGCATTTCCCAAGAAAAGGGAGCATACAATGCCACACAAGACCACATGGGGAAGCACCAGGGTCAGTCAGAAGACAGAAAGGACAAGGGAAAGTGTAGCACAGAGCCTTTATTGGGGTTTCTCTGGGAAATACAAGGCAGGGCAGGGTAAACAGCCTAGGCCTGGCAACAGCCAATAATTCTGGTGGGCTTTGGGCAGAGAGGTAGTCCCCAGATGCCTGACAGCTGGCTGTGGGGTGATGCAGGGGGAATATTGGCCCAAGCTTTTCTGCATTtcagtattcaaaaatcaattaataaccTGACATAGCAACAGGCTAGAGAAGAATAATCAGATGATCATATAATCAATGCAGGAATAGCATTGACTaaccatttatgataaaaattctctGTAAAACAGAAGTAGAGGGGGAACTTCTTCAACTTAATAAAGAacatctgccaaaaaaaaccctactGCTAACATTATGCTTAATGATGAAAGGCTGAATGCTTTTCCCTgaagatcaggaacaaaataaGGTTCTCTCATCTCACCACTCTCATTCTGTATAATGCTGGAAGctctaccccataaataagttgagaaaagtaaataaaagccaTAAGACGAGAAAGTAATttgagaaagggaaataaaagccCTAAGATCAGATAataaactatccctatttgcagatgacttaGTTTTCCATGTAGAAAACACTAAGCAATctctaaaggaaaacaaacaaaaaacttcctgGAATAAGTAAATTCATTAAGGTCTAAGACCACAAGATAAATCAATTGTACTTTTATCCTAACAATAAACAAAAGggcaccaaaattaaaaataaaatatcatttaaaacaaccCAAAAGCAGAGTATTTAGGTGTAAAGACTATAAAACAatcaaaatttttatgttaaaaactaGAACACTGATTAGATAAATTAAAGGCCTAAATAtgcagaaaacaacaaatgaaataaatgaaacaaattccATGACAAATAGAGCCAGGGAAAGGCCATGAAGAGAGGGTATTCATGCACAAATGCCTGGTaacaaaaattgtgaaaaaagaccagaaaaccacaaccttgcacagaGGCATCTGTAAACTTACAGTAAAATTACTTCTGTGAgaacatctgcccagcaactctCTGTCCACTCTCACAAGGGCATCACTCTGGTTATTGATCCTTCTAGCCAAGAAAGATTATtccaaaacaattatgtaatcctccatcattttttctttaaatatctttgtcATCCTTTAccttcctgaatatgcacatagtttatTATGGCACAAATATTTGCATTGCAATGCCCATTCCCAATAAAAAAACCAATGTTCTTTCAGAGACCCCCTCTGTTTGTTATTAGTTTAACACAGACATAGGCCCACACAAATATGACCAACTGATTTTTAACCAAGTTGCAAAAGCAATTTAATGCAGGAAAGACCTTTTTCAACCAATTCCTGATGCAATTGGTCATCCACAGTCAGAGAAAGTGAACTTTAAGGCTCACACTTTATACAAAAAGGATTCAAGAGGGATCAAactaaaatttttggaaaaaatacaataaaattgttGGGACTTAGGGCtgggcaaagagttcttagatttGATACCAAAACaaaagggggtggggtggtgaattgaatgtcatcaaaattaaaaacttttgctctgtgactGACCCCATTAAGAGGATCACAGAAAAGctatagaatgggagaacatatttgcaaaccacatgtcTTGTTGAGGACTTGTATTTACATGAATAGAGAACACTCAGATTCTAACACTAAAATGCATAAGCAACAcaattagaaaataggcaaaatacaTGTCCATCATTGCACTGAAGAAGATATATcagtggcaaataagcacatgaaaaacattcaacatcattagccattatgaAAAGGCAAACTAAAAGACCATGGGAGATCACTACATACCTACAAGaatatctaaaatacaaaatagtgCCAACACTAAATGtgggtaaggatgcagagaaactggtcATTCAGACATTgatggtgggaatgaaaaatggcatGGCCACATTGGAAAACATTTGGGCAGTTTCCTATAAAACCAAACATGCagttaccatatgaaccagcaatagCACTCTCAggcagctcaggctgctataacaaaatagcagaggctgggtggcttaaccaacagaaatgtatttcttacagttctggaggttggaagtccaagattaaggtgctagCTGGGTTCAGTTCCTGGTGTAATCCATCTTCCTGGTTGGCTGACAGTCCTCTTCTCGCTATGCCTTCACATCATGGAGAGCAAGATAGATCTAATGTCTCTTACTCTTCTTatatgggcactaatcccattataggggtcccaccctcatgaactcacCTAAATCTAATTACTTCTGAATGATGCAATCTTCAAATACCTATAAGATTGGGGGTTAGGGctacaacatataaattttgggaggaaACAGAAACATTCAGTGTATAAAAAGCACACTCAATCATTGATCTCAGAGAATGAAAactcatgttcacacaaaaatccatACATGATTATTCACAGCAACTTTAACTGgaacctggaaacaacccagatgtccttcaatgtTTGCATGGTTAAACTCACACTGGTACCTCCATTCGGTGGAATAACTATGCAGCCATAAAATGTGCAAACTATGGAAACACTCACCCTCAATGAGTAtcaattatgctgagtgagaagGCTAATCTCAGAAGGTCATACGTGAGCACTGTTTGATCCCATTAATAGAACATTCTCAAACTAACAAAATTATATAGATGGAAAATAGTTTTGAGGTTGCTAGCAGGAATATTCACCCCCTTTGCCCTCAATCAGGTGTGCTTTGGGCACTTTTACAATCATTCTGAGTAGCTCAAGGGCTggcacagtctttttttttttttttttcctctaaagtcTACTTGATGAGGAGCTTCTGTGCCCTTGGTGGGGTGTCTGCCATTCCACACTGTCCATCCCATGTGTAACATCTGTCACATGTCTGCCTTATAACTTATCGGGTGTCTCTTCCCTTAGGAATTTGCCACTGTTCCCCACTTGTTAGACAAAATACTCTGAGTGATGCCACAGCAACCTGAGTAAAGTATCTccttgtgatattgtgaaatgtGTTTGGAGCTCATTCCCAtctcctggcatacaactcctaaaatccttggaatctccaaagtgatgagtgTCTTTTTGTGCACTAATGACTTGACTGAAGGCTGAGAGCCCATAGCAAGTTTCAGGATGGGGGTTGTTACTTTCAGTCCCACCTtccaacctccagggaggagagaggggctgaaggGTAAGTTGATCACtgatggccaatgatttaatcaattatgcctTCATAAAAACTCAAAAGGACTGGGTTGGAGAGCTTTCAGCTAGCTGAACATGTGAGGGTTCCCGGAGCTGTGCACTCATGGAGAGCAAGAAAGCTTGGTGCCTCTTCCCCCATATCTCACCCTATGGATCTCATTATCAGTATCCTTTGCGATGTCCTTTAAAAtgaactggtaaatgtaagtgtttccctgaattTTATGAGCCTCTTTAGTAAATTAACCAACCCTCCCAAGGGGGCTCTGTGAATCttgatttatagccagtcagtccaaagcacaggcaaaacaAACTGGTGCTTGCAATTGACATTGGAAATGGGGCAGTTttgaggactgagccctcaacctgtagCCTCTGATGCTATCTGGAGGTAGATAGTGTCAGCATTGAGTTGAATTACAGGACACCAGCTGGTATCCTCTGCAGAATTAGTTGCCTACATGGTGTTAGGGGAGAAATCACCACACACCTGCTGTCACAGCCTGTTCTGAGAGTACACTGAGTGCAACTGAGTTTGTTTCTTTACACACCTGAATAAAGAACATCCCTCATTCTGATGTGCTTATGTGccttgaattttccatttttggaAAAAAGTCCTTTTTTACCCAATTCTCTTTGTTCACATTGAAAGAATGACTGTTAAGTCTGGAAGCCTGAGGATATTGCCAAGCTCTCTGCAACAGTGTCCGTCACAGAACTGGACAAGCCAGCCAGGCCTATGAGGTAATCTTTGCTGCAAGGTGGTTATTCTACCTGTCCATACATGCTTCCTCCCTGCTCAGTGGTGACTCGGAATTGGGAACCTACTGTAGGTACTGAAACCAAGAAGAAATCATCCTGAACACCCCCACTAATCACTACTACATTTTGTCAAATCCACAGTATAGCAACAAGTGTGAACAGGTGAGTGCTGCCACCCCGCAGGAGGGAGAtgacaacacaagaaaaaaaaagtgctctgTGTCCTGATGACCAGTGGCTGTGGTCAAACACACAGAGGCTGTTACAGAACAAGAGTAAGTCCACCTGCCCTGTGCACAGCTAAGGCAATCACTGAACACCAAGATTTGCAGGCAAGAAAGCATAGGTTTTTACTGTAGGGCCATAAAACCCTCACTCCAGGGGGGTCCTGCCCTGTATCCAGAGACTAAGAAggatctgaacaaacaggccttgctaagtccCCCCAGGTTATTACCATAGGTCTGACCCCTTGTCCAATCATACGTGTGCATGACTGTCTATGCTTCATCAAACCCAAGCATAAAAATAGATGTCCCCATTTCTTTTGGTCTTGATTTCTGAGGCCTCCATTGGCATGTGAAACTTGTAACAAtttattatgcttttctcttgtcaaTCTGTCTGTGCTATGGGGCATCAGCCATGAATCTTGCAATGGATGAAGAAAAGACACTCCTTCCCTCCCCTACATCAGCACTGTGGGGAAATGAGTAAATGGTGCTTTAGTGATTGTTGGGTGGCCACACATTGGCTCTCAACCAACTGCAATGCAAGAGAGAGGTAAAGGCAGTGTTTGGGAGACTTCAAGGGGGATGGTTATTTCAAGTTTGGAGATGTCCTGGTTCAGTAAGATCCAAGGGCACGTGTCCAGTATTTGGACACAGTGGtctgcagatggggaaacaggcAAGCTGGATTTAGCATGTGGCACTCACTGAATCTCTGAGATTGGTTTGGAACCAAGAGGGTAGAGTCTGCTACATACCCCCTCCAGCCCTCCAAGAATGCAGTTGTGGTCAAGCAAGTCAGGCTTGTTGCTGGTGACTCCCAAAGAGAATGCACCCTCCACACCAGGAAGCAGCTCAGTAAGAGGGTGTTCAGAAGAAAGGACTACACTGCTTCGGCTCTGGTTGGGCACTTTCAAAGAACACTTAAGCAGATTCCTTCTGGGTTTGATGCTCTCAGAAAATGGGACAATTCCGTGATTGGgtgtctcaataaattttaccCGCTGGTAGAGTGACTTAAACCTGGTGAAGAGTCAGTAGTGACGCACTTTAGGCAAGAGGGGGTTTGGCCTTATTTCCATCTGTGCTGAGACATAATATGAGGTGGCCTGGTTTTGTCTGAGAGGGACCTCATCTGAGGCTGATGTCCTGCAAGACAGTTTATGTCCAAGAGAAGGACATCcctgccaacttccagatgtcccaggctgtgctctggtctcaaatttcctttctcttgtccaaggaaaaaaacataagggCAAGATGGCTGGGTGAGAAAGAACCTGAGGCAGCCTTTGTTAAGGTGACAGTGCACTTACCCCACAGCCCAGTAATTCCATATATGTGGGgagggccctcttctcccctgctgccttcaagcaacttcataggaagggcacagctgtggtttctgccagctcctgctccatgtgctcagcagctccagcctggaagcacctgggattcaaaatggtaagagcattttttttctttctctcatcatggcttctcctgccttcatgcactccgtaggtccctcctcttctttccctgagctctagtggctccagcttggctgctgttgctttttaaccattgtaaattggttgattttgcGGGGAGAGTGATGCTagagactgtctattctgccatcatgACCAGAAGCCCCAGCTACAAACTTTAGAAAAAATGAACTTCTCCACATGAGACAGTTTGgtaaaaatggtaataaaatttACATTCACTGGTTGAGTAGAAAAAAGTATGTAGAGCAATATGTTACAATTAATATACTTAACAAGATATAAAGAGGCTAGTTTGGCATTTAATCTAATAAATCCAGATGTAAGTCAAAATATTTATTACGCTAAGTGAACGTATTGACTAACATTAATGCCAGGTTGCACTAAGTAAAATTTGTTAAGAATACTTATATGCATAAACCCTACATACTTGAGTGGGGTGTTCTGTGCACTGTAGTATGTATAGCAGCATCCCTGCCCTCTAGTCACTAGATAGAGTAGCACCTCTATTTATCACAACCAATAATGTCTCCAGACATAGCCAATTGTCTCCTGGCAGAGAATATCACCACTTATACTTAAACATTGATagtcagatattttttaaagtaacttttgaTAGTATTTTAACCTATTTGAAAATTTACACATGTATTATATAAGCTGATAGTTTTCCCTTCATTTCAAATTCTtggatatataaggaacttggaGGATTTGTTGAAAATGTTGACATATTAAAGATATTTATGAACATTTACTTTATTCTCAGCATTCAGTAAGGTGCTTCCTAATAAGTTGTTCCCAATTTTTAGCACTGTAACTCCCCATGctttttttgatttttccatCAACTGACTTCAGAATAAAAGGTGGCAAACACAGGTCACTCTCCCATGTGAATCTTCTCATCTGCAAGAACTGGTAACTTCTCTTGGGAAGTCCTTAGAGTCAATTAGCTACAGTTGGCTGGTTGTGTTCTAATGCAAACAGGTCACACATACAATGGCTCATCagagtaaatgtttatttctcactcatatgAAGTACGAATGGAAGGTTTGGGAATAAAGGTGGGAAGACTCCTGCCTTCTACAATCAATTCCTTCTGTCTTAAATCATAGTGGCATTCTCCCACCTGGGCCTCTCAAGACCACCGTGAGGGTCATGTGTACTTTGGTCCCAGAGGGCATAAGAAACCAGAAAGAACTGCATGGACCTTTTCCTGTTGCCAGCCCTGAAAGTAATGTTCATCACTTGTGTCCCTATTCCTCTGGATACAGCTCAGTTACATAGTCATGCACACAATAAGAAGAGGCTGAATATGCATGCTAAGtgtgaaaaagaaaggagagtatTTGTGCATAATACATAGCTAGTCTCTGCCATACAGGATATCTCCAATGTGAGTTCTCAGATgtctgctgaggtgtgacttctgACAGAAGAGGCTTCCACACTTGTTAGTTAGCCTTCCACATTCACAAAATTTACATCCAAGAATTCAACCAACTGCTGATTTAAAATGTgtgaaaacagataaaaaaatactataataaaaattatacaaataacaCACCCTAAGAACTACTCAtactttttgcattttattcaGTATTATAAGTAAACTAGACATGTTAATTAAACAGCACAATGTTACAAAAATACTATGCCACATTATATAAGACTTAAGCATTCACAGCCTTTGGCATGACGGAGAAGTCCTGGAACCCATCCCCTGTGGTAACCAAAAAGCAGCTGTACATTTATAGGCCATcacttttgtttgtcttctctgaTGCTTACTCAGGTGTGATTTCTAGGGAAAAGTATTTTCACATACATTAAATCCATTGGTCTTTTCCTATGTGAATTTTCTCATGTCTACTGACATGTGACTTGCGGTATAAGATTTTCTACATGTGTTACATTCATATGACTTCTCACctatgtgaattctctgatgtgtaCTGAGGTTTGACTTACAGTGAAAGGTATTTCCACACTCACATTCATTTCTTATCTGTGAATTTTCTTATGTCTATTGAGGTGTGATTTATAGTAGAAAAATTTtctacattccttacattcatatggtttctcacctgtgtgagttctctgatgtacacTGAGATTTGACTTACagggaaaggtttttccacactcattacattcatagcgACTTTCTTcagtgtgaattctcttatgTCTATTGAGATGTGATTTGTAGAAAAAAGATTTACTACATTCCTTACagtcatatggtttctcacctgtgtggatTCTCCGATGTGTACTGAGGATTGACTTCCGGtgaaaggcttttccacactcattacattcatagggcttctcccctgtatgGATTCTCTGATGTGTACTGAGGATCGACTTATGGTGAAAGGTTTTTCcgcattcattacattcatagggcttctcccctgtatgaattctctgatgtatacTAAGGACTGACTTCAggggaaaggtttttccacactcattacattcataaggCTTCTCCTTTGTGTGAATTACCTGATGCATGCTAAGGTTTGACTTCTggtaaaaggtttttccacactcattgcatttatagggcctttcacctgtgtgaattctctgatgcctgctgaggtgtgacttatagtaaaaggtttttccacactcactaCATTTATAGGGCCTttcccctgtgtgaattctctgatgcttgctgagGTCTGACTTCCGgtgaaaggcttttccacattcattacattcatagagCTTCCCCcttgtatgaattctctgatgtatacTAAGGACTGACTTCAggggaaaggtttttccacactcattacattcataaggCTTCTCATTTATGTGAATTACCTGATGCATACTGAGGATTGACTTCTGGTGAAAGGTTTTTCCGCACTCACTGCATTTATAGGGGCTTTCACCTGAGTGAATTCTCTTATGTCTATTGAGATGTGATTTATAGAAGTAAGATTTtctacattccttacattcatacagtttctcacctgtgtgagttctctgatgtgcAAAGAGGTTTGACCTACagggaaaggtttttccacactcattacattcatagcgACTTTCTTcagtgtgaattctcttatgTCTATTGAGGTGTGATTTGTAGAAGAAAGATTTACTACAtaccttacattcatatggtttctcacctgtgtggatTCTCCGATGTGTACTGAGGATTGACTTCCGGtgaaaggcttttccacactcattacattcatagggcttctcccctgtatgGATTCTCTGATGTGTACTGAGGATTGACTTATGGTGAAAGGTTTTTCcgcattcattacattcatagggcttctcccctgtatgaattctctgatgtatacTAAGGACTGACTTCAggggaaaggtttttccacactcattacattcataaggCTTCTCCTTTGTGTGAATTACCTGATGCATGCTAAGGTTTGACTTCTggtaaaaggtttttccacactcattgcatttatagggcctttcacctgtgtgaattctctgatgcctgctgaggtgtgacttatagtaaaaggtttttccacactcactaCATTTATAGGGCCTttcccctgtgtgaattctctgatgcttgctgagGTCTGACTTCCggtaaaaggtttttccacactcattacattcatagcgACTTTCTTCAGTGTGAATTCTCTTAGGTCTATTGAGGTGTGATTTgtagaaaaaagatttaccacgtTCCTTACagtcatatggtttctcacctgtgtggatTCTCTGATGTATACTGAGGACTGACTTCCGGtgaaaggcttttccacactcattacattcatagggcttctcccctgtatgaattctctgatgtatacTAAGGATTGACTTCAGgagaaaggtttttccacactcattacattcataaggCTTCTCCTTTGTGTGAATTACCTGATGCATGCTAAGGTTTGACTTCTggtaaaaggtttttccacactcattgcatttatagggcctttcacctgtgtgaattctttgatgcctgctgaggtgtgacttatagtaaaaggtttttccacactcactaCATTTATAGGGCCTttcccctgtgtgaattctctgatgcttgctgagGTCTGACTTCCGGtgaaaggcttttccacactcattacattcatagagCTTCCCCcttgtatgaattctctgatgtatacTAAGGATTGAATTCAGGGAAAAGGCTTTTCCGCACTGATTACACTCATAGGGCTTCTCATTTGTGTGAATTACCTGATGCATACTGAGGATTGACTTCTGGTGAAAAGTTTTTCCGCACTCCTTGCATTTATAGGGGCTTTCACCTGAGTGAATTCTCTTATGTCTATTGAGATGTGATTTATAGAAGTAAGATTTtctacattccttacattcatacagtttctcacctgtgtgagttctctgatgtgcACAGAGGTTTGACTTACAaggaaaggtttttccacactcattacattcatagcgACTTTCTTcagtgtgaattctcttatgTCTATTGAGGTGTGATTTGTAGAAGAAAGATTTACTACAtaccttacattcatatggtttctcacctgtgtggatTCTCCGATGTGTACTGAGGATTGACTTCCGGtgaaaggcttttccacactcattacattcatagggcttctcccctgtatgGATTCTCTGATGTGTACTGAGGATTGACTTATGGTGAAAGGTTTTTCcgcattcattacattcatagggcttctcccctgtatgaattctctgatgtatacTAAGGACTGACTTCAggggaaaggtttttccacactcattacattcataaggCTTCTCCTTTGTGTGAATTACCTGATGCATGCTAAGGTTTGACTTCTggtaaaaggtttttccacactcattgcATTTATAGGGCCTTTCACccgtgtgaattctctgatgcctgctgaggtgtgacttatagtaaaaggtttttccacactcattacatttatAGGGCCTttcccctgtgtgaattctctgatgcttgctgagGTCTGACTTCCggtaaaaggtttttccacactcattacatttatAGGACCTCTCCCCTGCATAAATTCTCTTATGTGTATGGTGGGCTGAGTTGTGGGAAAAAGATTTcctacattcattacattcatatggtttggCACCTGTGTAAGTTCTCTGACGACTTCTGAAGAGTGAGTTCTGGTGAAAAGTTTTTCCACAGTCATTACATGTATAAAGCTTCTCCCCTGTATGTGTCCATTTGTGGACTGTAAGAGATAACTTCTTCATGAAGGATTTATCATATTCTTTACATTTGTAGGATTTTTCTGCTGTGTGTATTTGCTGATGTTTAGTGAGTTCAGACTTTTTATAGAATACTTTCCCACATACATCACATTGAAATGTTTTCCTCAATACCTGAGTTATGTCTTGGTCAAGGAGAGCTGAGTTAtaaaaggctttcccacattcattgtATTTACAGGTAGTTTCTCCCAAATGAAGCTTCTTATGTGCCAATAATATTGGCTCTGTGTTGAAGGCTTTCCCTGGTTTACTATATTCAAAAGGGTACTGCCCAACTTGAATCTTGTTATTCTGACTAAGATGCTCACAATGTGTGTGGGATTTCCCAGTTTTATTTTGGTCATCAGGTGTCTCTCCAGCATGCGTCTTATCAGGATTTCTAGGAGGAAGTGCATACTTACATACATTAAACTTCTCAATGTTAATTTCTGAAGAGTTTTCACTGTTTATAATCAGATTTGAAGTACAGTTTGAGctcaaattaaatgttttttccaACTTAACTCTCTCCTCAGTTGATGTTTTGCTGTCGGTGATTAAAACTTGCCACAAGTATTTACTGtgattttcttgacttttctcaATTTGATTATTGACTATATGGAgatctaaaatgagaaaaaaatccataccCATAAACCAACATAAGCATTTTCTATGAATGCACatgcaaagataaaaatgtttcttcctatcctaaaaattttttaaatgagtattaGTTTTATAGGTTATATTAATATGTTTTCTAATGTTTAGTcatcttttcctttgcttctttattcattttttattcgcaagaaaatatttagtaaaaatgtTCACCCACTGCTTAGTTGTAGTTTTCAAACAAGTGCTTATCATCAGCCAACTGTTTGccctgttcttttttatttgctttattcttaCAGCAACAGTGGGTGTCTTGTACTGCTTTTATTATTCCTATTGCACTCTGAAGGTGGCAAGGTTTTCTTGGATTATCTTCTTTAAGGTTCAGGAGCAAGCCAATTCTTTGTCCCTTAAATAAGGAATATGGTTTAGCTTCAGGATATTGCACCTACGTTTGTTTAGTGTTCACTCTTCTTTTGGAAAGAGCTATAAGCATATGGGgcgatttcaaattttaaaaaattccccacATTAGAAGAAGACAGCTTCATAAAAATTACTCATTTAAACTCACTTCCTATGCTCCTCAGAAATCTCCAGTCTTCCACCATCGGCAACCCCTTTTGGCTCGTCTAAAAGTTTTGGTTCTGCAACACAGGCTTTCTCTACCATTGCTGCAAAATGCTATTCTACCCCCCCAAGATTAACTGGCACCCCCCTCCCCAATTTCTGTTGCACACACTTATCCTTTATAATTCACTGCTTCTGAAAGCATTTGTTCTATACATTGGAGTTTCATGTGTCTCCTAATTTCATAGAAAATAATGTCTTCGGCACATGTTTCCtgttgttttaaaatgattttaacaaGGAGAGAAAAATGCTAGTTTCAAACTACTCCCCAAAAGAAGTCTGAGCCCTCAACATAAAACTTTTGGTTCACTTGAACCTGGAACCCAGAATCTCCAGGTTCTCCTCCCAAGTCCATGACTAACACTTTCTATGCTCCTATGCTGGGTCTGCCTTAGCTTTATAATTTCTGATATGGCAGTACACAAGGCTCACCtctagaacttttttctttttcttatctactCCCTAGGTGACTTCCTCTATAAGCATGacttttaaaatcagctttaaGCCACTGATTTACAAGTGTGTACCTCCAAGAATGATGTCCACTCTCAAATTGACATTTTATATTCATCTATATATTATATGTCAAATTTTTGAAAAGAGTTAAGTCAAACTGACAGTATGTAAAAGTTAAGCACTCAATAATCTTCCTTCTCCAAACATATTTTCTAAACCTCCCACTCTGGTTCAATATTCctcatgattcttttttttttttttttttttttttttttgtctttttgtgaccggccgcac of Cynocephalus volans isolate mCynVol1 chromosome 4, mCynVol1.pri, whole genome shotgun sequence contains these proteins:
- the LOC134374780 gene encoding zinc finger protein 658B-like isoform X4, producing the protein MNKSYGLVSFEDVAVDFTWEEWQELDDAQRTLYRDVMLETYSNLVLLGCYITKPNVIFKSEQEAEAWMVENAPNQSLQDLHIVNNQIEKSQENHSKYLWQVLITDSKTSTEERVKLEKTFNLSSNCTSNLIINSENSSEINIEKFNVCKYALPPRNPDKTHAGETPDDQNKTGKSHTHCEHLSQNNKIQVGQYPFEYSKPGKAFNTEPILLAHKKLHLGETTCKYNECGKAFYNSALLDQDITQVLRKTFQCDVCGKVFYKKSELTKHQQIHTAEKSYKCKEYDKSFMKKLSLTVHKWTHTGEKLYTCNDCGKTFHQNSLFRSRQRTYTGAKPYECNECRKSFSHNSAHHTHKRIYAGERSYKCNECGKTFYRKSDLSKHQRIHTGERPYKCNECGKTFYYKSHLSRHQRIHTGERPYKCNECGKTFYQKSNLSMHQVIHTKEKPYECNECGKTFPLKSVLSIHQRIHTGEKPYECNECGKTFHHKSILSTHQRIHTGEKPYECNECGKAFHRKSILSTHRRIHTGEKPYECKVCSKSFFYKSHLNRHKRIHTEESRYECNECGKTFPCKSNLCAHQRTHTGEKLYECKECRKSYFYKSHLNRHKRIHSGESPYKCKECGKTFHQKSILSMHQVIHTNEKPYECNQCGKAFSLNSILSIHQRIHTRGKLYECNECGKAFHRKSDLSKHQRIHTGERPYKCSECGKTFYYKSHLSRHQRIHTGERPYKCNECGKTFYQKSNLSMHQVIHTKEKPYECNECGKTFLLKSILSIHQRIHTGEKPYECNECGKAFHRKSVLSIHQRIHTGEKPYDCKERGKSFFYKSHLNRPKRIHTEESRYECNECGKTFYRKSDLSKHQRIHTGERPYKCSECGKTFYYKSHLSRHQRIHTGERPYKCNECGKTFYQKSNLSMHQVIHTKEKPYECNECGKTFPLKSVLSIHQRIHTGEKPYECNECGKTFHHKSILSTHQRIHTGEKPYECNECGKAFHRKSILSTHRRIHTGEKPYECKVCSKSFFYKSHLNRHKRIHTEESRYECNECGKTFPCRSNLFAHQRTHTGEKLYECKECRKSYFYKSHLNRHKRIHSGESPYKCSECGKTFHQKSILSMHQVIHINEKPYECNECGKTFPLKSVLSIHQRIHTRGKLYECNECGKAFHRKSDLSKHQRIHTGERPYKCSECGKTFYYKSHLSRHQRIHTGERPYKCNECGKTFYQKSNLSMHQVIHTKEKPYECNECGKTFPLKSVLSIHQRIHTGEKPYECNECGKTFHHKSILSTHQRIHTGEKPYECNECGKAFHRKSILSTHRRIHTGEKPYDCKECSKSFFYKSHLNRHKRIHTEESRYECNECGKTFPCKSNLSVHQRTHTGEKPYECKECRKFFYYKSHLNRHKKIHR